The Cellulomonas shaoxiangyii sequence CCACAGCTTCGGCGGTGTGCTTGAGCCCCGCTACATTGTCGGCGCGGAATCACTTGACCAGTGAGCTATTACGCACTCTTTCAAGGGTGGCTGCTTCTAAGCCAACCTCCTGGTTGTCTGTGCAACTCCACATCCTTTCCCACTTAGCACACGCTTAGGGGCCTTAGCTGGTGGTCTGGGCTGTTTCCCTCTCGACTACGGAGCTTATCCCCCGCAGTCTCACTGCCACGCTCTGGCTTACCGGCATTCGGAGTTTGGCTAACGTCAGTAACCTGGTGGGGCCCATCGGCTATCCAGTAGCTCTACCTCCGGCAAGAAACGCGTGACGCTGCACCTAAATGCATTTCGGGGAGAACCAGCTATCACGAAGTTTGATTGGCCTTTCACCCCTAACCACAGGTCATCCCCCAGGTTTTCAACCCTGGTGGGTTCGGGCCTCCACGCGGTCTTACCCGCGCTTCACCCTGCCCATGGCTAGATCACTTCGCTTCGGGTCTAGAGCACGCGACTCAAACGCCCTGTTCGGACTCGCTTTCGCTACGGCTTCCCCACACGGGTTAACCTCGCCACGTACCACTAACTCGCAGGCTCATTCTTCAAAAGGCACGCCGTCACCCCTGCTAGGGAGGCTCCGACGGATTGTAGGCACACGGTTTCAGGTACTATTTCACTCCCCTCCCGGGGTACTTTTCACCTTTCCCTCACGGTACTTGTCCGCTATCGGTCACCAGGTAGTATTTAGGCTTACACAGTGGTCTGTGCAGATTCACTCCGGGTTTCTCGGGCCCGGAGCTACTTGGGATCCCCATCGGGAGGCCACGCCATTTCGTCTACGGGGGTAACACCCTCTGTGCCGGGCCTTTCAAGACCCTTCGACTATGACGCGACTTTCTGACTCCCTGTCGGTTCGGCAGAACCAACTGACGGGTCCCACAACCCCGTACGTGCAACACCTGCCGGCTATCACACACGCACGGTTTGGCCTGATCCGCTTTCGCTCGCCACTACTCACGGAATATCTCTTCCTGCCGGTACTGAGATGTTTCACTTCCCGGCGTTCCCTCCACACACCCTATATATTCAGGTGCGGGTCACCACACATGACTGTGGCGGGGTTTCCCCATTCGGAGATCCTCGGATCACGGTTCGTTTGCCAACTCCCCGAGGCTTATCGCAGGCTACAACGTCCTTCTTCGGCTCCTGGTGCCAAGGCATCCACCCTGTGCCCTTATAAACTTGACCACAAAAGATCATTCAAAGATGCTCGCGTCCACTGTGCAGTTCTCAAGCAACCACCGGACCCCGCCGGCACCCGGGCACGCCTACCCCCACGCTCAACAAGCGCGGGAGCGGTTCACACCCACCGACGGACCCGAAGGTCCCTCCAGCCCCCACCCCTTCCCATCCCGCCCACACACGTGGACGGACAAGAAGCAGCAGGGACCTTCACGACCCCGAAGCAACACCCCGAACCGGGCTGTTCCCTCAGGACCCAACAGCGTGCCAGGCCAACCCTTCCACCAGCAGGACATCCGTTCCCTCCCACCCGGCGCACACCCCGAGCAAGCTCGAGACGCAACACCAGGCGGCGTACTAGGCACCCACCAGCCTCCAGGCCGGCCGTAGTCGATGTTCCACCCGTGAGCACCACCCCCCACACGAACGGTGAAGGCATGGGCCTGGACACCGACCGCCCGCCCATGACAGGCGGACCCCGATGCCAGATGCTCCTTAGAAAGGAGGTGATCCAGCCGCACCTTCCGGTACGGCTACCTTGTTACGACTTAGTCCTAATCGCCAGTCCCACCTTCGACGGCTCCCCCCAAAAGGTTGGGCCACCGGCTTCGGGTGTTACCGACTTTCATGACTTGACGGGCGGTGTGTACAAGGCCCGGGAACGTATTCACCGCAGCGTTGCTGATCTGCGATTACTAGCGACTCCGACTTCATGGGGTCGAGTTGCAGACCCCAATCCGAACTGAGACCGGCTTTTTGGGATTCGCTCCACCTCGCGGTATCGCAGCCCTTTGTACCGGCCATTGTAGCATGCGTGAAGCCCAAGACATAAGGGGCATGATGATTTGACGTCATCCCCACCTTCCTCCGAGTTGACCCCGGCAGTCTCCCATGAGTCCCCGGCATAACCCGCTGGCAACATGGGACGAGGGTTGCGCTCGTTGCGGGACTTAACCCAACATCTCACGACACGAGCTGACGACAACCATGCACCACCTGTGCACCGACCTTGCGGGGCACCCATCTCTGAGTGTTTCCGGTGCATGTCAAGCCTTGGTAAGGTTCTTCGCGTTGCATCGAATTAATCCGCATGCTCCGCCGCTTGTGCGGGCCCCCGTCAATTTCTTTGAGTTTTAGCCTTGCGGCCGTACTCCCCAGGCGGGGCACTTAATGCGTTTGCTGCGGCACGGAATCCGTGGAATGGACCCCACACCTAGTGCCCAACGTTTACGGCATGGACTACCAGGGTATCTAATCCTGTTCGCTCCCCATGCTTTCGCTCCTCAGCGTCAGTTGCGGCCCAGTGACCTGCCTTCGCCATCGGTGTTCCTCCTGATATCTGCGCATTCCACCGCTACACCAGGAATTCCAGTCACCCCTACCGCACTCTAGTCTGCCCGTACCCACTGCAAGCCCCAGGTTGAGCCTGAGGTTTTCACAGCAGACGCGACAAACCGCCTACGAGCTCTTTACGCCCAATAATTCCGGACAACGCTTGCGCCCTACGTATTACCGCGGCTGCTGGCACGTAGTTAGCCGGCGCTTCTTCTGCAGGTACCGTCACTTGCGCTTCTTCCCTGCTGAAAGAGGTTTACAACCCGAAGGCCGTCATCCCTCACGCGGCGTCGCTGCATCAGGCTTGCGCCCATTGTGCAATATTCCCCACTGCTGCCTCCCGTAGGAGTCTGGGCCGTGTCTCAGTCCCAGTGTGGCCGGTCGCCCTCTCAGGCCGGCTACCCGTCGTCGCCTTGGTAGGCCATTACCCCACCAACAAGCTGATAGGCCGCGAGCCCATCCCCCACCGATAAATCTTTCCAGACGCTCCAGATGCCCGGGCGCCTCATATCCGGTATTAGACCTCGTTTCCAAGGCTTATCCCAGAGTAGGGGGCAGGTTGCTCACGTGTTACTCACCCGTTCGCCACTGATCCGGTCAGCAAGCTGACCTTCACCGTTCGACTTGCATGTGTTAAGCACGCCGCCAGCGTTCGTCCTGAGCCAGAATCAAACTCTCCGTAAATGTCACACAGCCACCCACCAGGCGAACCCGGCAGGCAACAGACACAACAAAGAACCCCAAACCAATGGGGCCGAAACTGGTCTCTACCCCAGACCACCACCCACAGGGGCGCGGATGCGAGATCTGGGCTCGACACCAAACAAATGGCATCGACTACTTGGCACACTGTTGAGTTCTCAAGGAACAGACGCTCATCCTCGATCAGCCTTTCGGCATCCCGCAGGAGGCTCGTTCACCATCGTAGCGGAACATCTCCGCTTCCCTGACCACCGGAGTGGCAGTTCCGCAATTCCGCCGAGGCTGCTTTCCGATCGGAGTTTCCGCACGTCCTGCGTCGTCTTGATCGTGACGCGAACGGCGTTCCGTCCTGCCCGGAGGCAACCTCTCTAACTTAGCGAAGCCGTCCCTGCCCGTCAACTCCCGGTCCGTGCCTGCTCCGGAGAGCAGTCCTCGGACCGGCGAGCTGACCGCCGTGCGGTTCCGCTCCCCCGGGGCGTCGCCGTCCGCCGGCGATCAGCCGGTGGTGGTTCAGCTCGGGGGTGCCGTCCCGGGGGACCGACCACGCGTCGTTCTCGACTGCGTGTCCGTTCCTCCCTGCCGGGCGGCCTCGAGTAAGTTACGCAGCCCGCGCGCCGGATGCAACTCGCGTGACCGCGGCCTGCATCACACCCGCGGGCCGGGACGCGGCCCTGTGGGGCAAGCCCGCCGGCGGGGCGCCCGCCCCGGGGAGCGCGGTCGTGCGGGCGGCGCCTCCTGAGGACCGCGCGGTCCTCAGGACAGCGCCGTCGGGTACCGCGCCGCCGTCAGTACAGCGCGTTCGTCAGTACAGCGCCGAGGTGAGCGCCCGCCGCGCTGCCACCACCCGCGGGTCGTCCGTGCCGATGACCTCGAAGAGGTCGACGAGGCGCATGCGCACGCGCTCGCGCTCGTCGCCGCCGGTGCGCCGCACGACGTCGACGAGCCGCGCGAACGCGTCCTCCACGGCCCCCCCGAACACGTCCAGGTCGGCCACGGCGAGCTGGGCGTCGACATCGGCCGGATCGGCGGCCGCCGCCTCGCGCACGGCTCGCAGGTCCGCACCGGCCGTCCGCTCCAGGAGGCCGACCTGCGCCAGCCCCGCCTTCGCCATCGTGTCGCGCGGGTTCTCGCGCAGCGCCTGCTCGTACGCCTCGCGGGCGGCCGGCAGGTCGTCCCGCTCGATCGCCTCGTACGCCGCCTGGTGCAGCGGCGGCAGCGCGGGCTCCGGCTCGGGCTCGGCCTCGGCCCCCGGATCGGCCGGGGCGACGCGGCCGGTGATCCCGTTCGCCTCGGCCGCGGCCAGGAGCTGGTCGAGCACCGCGCGCACCTGCTCGCGGGGGTACGCACCCTGGAAGAGCGGCAGCGGCTGGCCCGCCAGCACCGCGACGACGGTCGGCACGGACTGCGCCTGGAAGGCCGCGGCGACCTGGGGGTTGGCCTCGGCGTCGACGCGCGCCAGCAGCCACCGGCCGTCGTCCTCCTGCGCGAGCGCGGCGAGGTCCGCGACGACCTGCTGGCTGACCTCGCTCCAGGGCGCCCACAGCGCGACGACGACCGGGTGCTGGGTGGACGCCTGCACGACGTCGCCGAACGTCGACTCGTCGACGTCACGGACGTACGACGCCGGCGCGGGCAGGCCGCCCGGGGTGCCCGGCGCGGGCGTCGCGGGGCGGGCCAGCGCGGACAGGTCCACGGCGCCGCGCACGTCCAGCCGGGGCCGGGGCTCGGGCGACTGCTGCGACATCACGGTCTCCTCGGGTCGGGTCGTCGGGGGTCTCGGCACCAGTGTCGCGGACAGCCGGGGTCGTACGGGCGCACGACCGCGTTGCGCGCCGGGCCCCGCTCGACTGCGGGGCCCGGCGCGGACGTCACTGGGCGGAGGCGGAGGTGACGGTGTGCTCGGCGGCGAGGACCTGCGCCTGCGCGCCGCTGTCCGCGGGCGGCACGTACACCACCAGCACGTCCGTGAACACCCGGCTGAAGCTCGTGCCGGCCGACGTCGTGCCGGCGAGCGCGGCGTAGAACGGCTCGATCGCGATGGTGCCGCCGGCCGACGTGACGCTCACCGTCGACGTGGTGGTCATCTCGGTCACGACGAGGGCGCCGCCGTCCACCGTCCCGAGCGTGACGACGGGTGCGTCGGCGGCCACGTAGGTCTCGGCCAGCGTCGCGGCGTCCTGCAGCGCCGCGGTCGTGTCCGCCCGGGCCTTCTCGACGGCGGCACGGAAGCTGTCGAGCGCGAACGTCGGCGCGTGCTCGGACGCGTCGCCGTTCGTCAGCACGTCGGCGTAGCGCGCCCCGACCTCTGCCGGCGGCACGACGAGGCCCTCCGCGTCGGCAGGCAGCTCGGGGCTGCCCTCCTCGGGGGCGGCGGTCGGCGGCATCTGCACGCCCTGGAGCAGGCGCGCCCAGCCCCACAGCTTGTACGGCTCGCGGGGCGAGGCCTGCTGCAGCACGAGGACCCGCGGCGCCTGCAGGTCGTCCGGCTGCTCCGAGACCACGAGCTGGGTGCGGGGCCACGTCGCGGTCTCGGGGACGACGAGCGCCTGCTCGTCGAGCGGCAGCGCCGTGGGCTGGCGTGCGCCGCCGGTCGCGTTCGCCCACACGTACTCGGCCGTGCGCGTGGCCAGCGCCGGGCCGACCAGACGGTCCGGCAGCCCGGCGGGGTCCTTCGTGGCGTCCGCGTGGGTGAGGACGTCGCCCAGCGACGCCAGGACACGCTGCGTCTGGTCCACGCTCACCGCGGGCGGCGGCACGGCACCGGCGGGCTCGGGCGCCGGCTCGGGCAGCGGGGCGGCACACCCGGCGAGCGCGAGCGTGGCGGCCGCAGCGACGGCGGTCCGGGCGACCCGGCGCGTCGTCCGGGGGGTGCGGGTGTCGCGGGTCATCGGTCCTCCTCGCGGTCGGTCGGCTCCTCGTCGGCGGGCAGCGGTGGCAGGCCCCACGCGCGGCGCCACGCGTCACCACGCGATCCGCCCGACGCGTCCGGCGCCGCCGGGCCGGTGCCGGGTGCGGCGTCCCGCAGCCACGCCGGGCGGGCGGCGGACGCGCCCGGTCCCGGCGCGCCGTGACCCGTGGGAGCGGGCGTCGCGGCGCCGGCTCCCCCGCGGCCCCGGGGGTCGGGACGCGCCGCCACGTCGGGGTGCGTGCCGCCCTGCGCCGAGCGCACGACGGCCCCGGGCGGCGGGGGCACGGGCGTCCAGCCCTGAGGCTGCTGCCCGGCGCCGGCGCGCGACGGTCCGCCGGGCGCGCCGGGCCGCGGCGGGCCGGCGGGCAGCCGCGCCGACGGCGACGCGGTGGTGGGAGGAGGCACGGGACCCGAGGCCGGGCGGGAACCCGGCGCCGACGCGGCGGACGACGGCCCGCCGGAGTGGGCCCCGGGCGCGCCGGGCCGGGCCGGGCCGGCGGAGCCGGTCCCGAGCCACGCGGGACGCGCACCGGCCGCCTCCCCGGCCCGCGCGGCCGGCGCACCGGACGCGGGGTGCGGGCCTGATGCGGCCGGAGCGTCCGGACCCCCGCGCGACCACGCGCTCGGCGCGCCGGGGCGACCGGTGGCGGAGCCGGCCGGGGGTGCAGCGGCCGAGCCGGGCGGGCGGGCGGCGGATCGCGCGGGCGCGGGCGCGCCGGTCGGCGCGGCGCCCGACGGGGGTCCGGTGCGCGCGGGCGGCGTGGCGCCGGCACCGCGAGGGGCCGAGCCGCCGGCAGCCGGCGCAGCGGCGGGCGGAGTGCGCGTCGGCGACGAGCCCGCGGGTGCGGATCCCGTGGGTGCGGATCCTGACGGTGCGGAGCCCGACGGCGCGGAGCCGGACAGCCCGGAGCCGGGGCGGGAGGCGGACGCCGCCCCCGGGCCGGCGGTGCGGCCGAGCGGGGCGCCGGGGCCGGCGGACGTCGCGACGGGCAGCGTGGTGGTGGCGGTCGCGTCCGCGTCCCGGGCGGAGGGGCCGACTGCCTGGCGCGCACCGGTCGACGCGTGCGTGACGTCGCCGGCGGGCGTGGACTCGTCGCGGCCGGCGCGGACGCCGGCGTCGGCGCCCCGCGCCTGCTGCTCCCGCATCTGCCGCCGCGTGAGCTGGACGGGCACCCCGTCGGCGTCGACGACGGGCAGGGGCCCGGTGAGCACGGGCGTCCAGTCCTGCTCCGGACGCCGCCGGCCGCGCAGGAGGCCGCGCGCGAGCAGGGCGAGGGAGATGAGGAGGAGCAGCGAGCCCACGACGACGCACGGCACGAGCCACGGCGTCGTCACCACCTGGGGCCACGCGAGCGACAGCTGCAGCGGGGCCTCTCCGGTGCCGACCGCCAGGACGCTCCAGCGGCCGGGCTGCGCCGTCCACGTGAGCTCGGCGGACCCGGCGCCGGACGCCTCGGCGACCCAGAGGTCGGACCCGGTCGGGTCGGGCACGGGTACCGGGGCCGCGTCGGCCGCCGGCTCCTCCGCGGGCGCGTCGGTCGCGGCCGGGTCGGCGGGGGCGGCCGCGTCGGTGGCGGCAGGGTCGGACGGGGCCGCGTCCGACGGCGTCGGTGCGGGGACGTCCTCGACGGCCAGCTCGTGCCAGCCCGACAGCCCCGTGACGCGCTGGTGCGCGTCGGTG is a genomic window containing:
- a CDS encoding tetratricopeptide repeat protein; amino-acid sequence: MSQQSPEPRPRLDVRGAVDLSALARPATPAPGTPGGLPAPASYVRDVDESTFGDVVQASTQHPVVVALWAPWSEVSQQVVADLAALAQEDDGRWLLARVDAEANPQVAAAFQAQSVPTVVAVLAGQPLPLFQGAYPREQVRAVLDQLLAAAEANGITGRVAPADPGAEAEPEPEPALPPLHQAAYEAIERDDLPAAREAYEQALRENPRDTMAKAGLAQVGLLERTAGADLRAVREAAAADPADVDAQLAVADLDVFGGAVEDAFARLVDVVRRTGGDERERVRMRLVDLFEVIGTDDPRVVAARRALTSALY